In Rhodamnia argentea isolate NSW1041297 chromosome 11, ASM2092103v1, whole genome shotgun sequence, one genomic interval encodes:
- the LOC115746983 gene encoding pentatricopeptide repeat-containing protein At5g27110-like, with protein MLSNSPWLPASVACFARALKLCKDPERLKPLKCLLIVNGLAEDGLLVGELIKSCFRLRDPRLALSSFRGARRATLSLQNSMVRGLCDHGLHEQVLWVYGKCRSSGCPSDNFTLPLVLKACAALGALDVGKEIHCVAFRAGFEANVVVQTALLDFYSKTGRLEVADKLIDLIPEPDLVSWNALIAGSSLNGLHNKALELFGRICAMGLKPNVSTLACVIPACTCLGRSDIGRSLHGLAFKSGHLSNGYLAPALVSMYAIDDSLCSARDMFESLPEKNVAVWNALIHAYKQKQKAVDVFEIFHRMVQSGIQPNAVTFVCIIPACENLRDSVHGKCLHALTIKHGIGRQISVGTSLVSSYAKHGDINSAKSLFDDMPDRNLLTWNSLISGYVHNRLLDESLAVFSEMQFVGLTPDPVSIISIVSACSKLNAILLGKSAHAFSEKMDFVSNLNVSNALLAFYCECHELASSFALFNRMASRDVESWNTLISGCVRTGHIEKAWELCHFMQKEEMKLDFVSLISILPSYVSKDYLLQGMILHCYAMKMGFALDVPLVNALISMYCNCGDLHSGSLLFKIMPRRDLVSWNALMTGYRNKRLDGDVLLLFHQMMEEDQMTPNDVTLINLLPSCCSLLQGQSIHAFALRRGILRDTPLLTSLVSMYTRFDDIRCSLRLFETGDKLDISLWNSLMSMHVQTKYSYKAVDAFCQLLCMGLEADHVTVLILISASAQLTIANLALTVLSYVIRKGFKKDIAINNSLIDLYARCGNISIARDLFNSSDDKDLVSWNVMINAYGVHGKFEASLDLLSRMELTGMKPDAVTYSSILSVCSHAGLVHQAKMIFRSMVEQGVSPNTEHYSCMVDLLGRRGHLHEAFEIVKGSPHLASTALLESLLGACSVQGNAEIADGVCKMLLEGDPTNSVPYVKLHNTYAVAGRWMDASRVRSDMERRGLRKVPGYSLVHGS; from the coding sequence ATGCTGTCGAACTCGCCATGGCTCCCCGCTTCCGTGGCCTGCTTCGCCCGTGCGTTGAAGCTCTGCAAAGATCCCGAGCGTTTGAAGCCCTTGAAGTGCCTCCTGATCGTGAATGGACTCGCCGAGGACGGTCTCTTGGTCGGCGAGCTCATCAAGTCCTGTTTCCGCTTGCGTGATCCGCGCCTAGCCCTGTCTTCTTTCCGGGGTGCCCGCAGAGCGACTCTCTCGTTGCAGAATTCGATGGTCAGGGGTCTCTGCGATCATGGGTTGCATGAGCAGGTGCTTTGGGTTTATGGGAAATGTCGAAGCTCCGGTTGCCCATCGGACAACTTCACTCTTCCTCTTGTGCTCAAGGCTTGTGCCGCTCTTGGTGCTCTTGATGTTGGGAAGGAGATACATTGTGTTGCTTTTAGAGCTGGGTTCGAGGCCAATGTTGTGGTGCAGACTGCTTTGTTGGATTTCTACTCAAAAACCGGTCGTTTGGAGGTTGCAGACAAGCTGATTGATTTAATTCCTGAGCCAGATTTGGTTTCTTGGAATGCCCTGATTGCTGGCTCTTCTCTGAATGGCCTTCATAACAAAGCGCTGGAGCTTTTCGGGAGGATCTGTGCGATGGGATTGAAGCCTAATGTGAGTACTCTGGCCTGTGTGATTCCTGCATGCACATGCCTAGGACGTTCGGACATTGGCCGATCTCTCCATGGGCTTGCATTTAAATCTGGACATTTGTCGAATGGATATTTGGCTCCTGCTTTGGTATCAATGTATGCTATAGATGATAGTCTATGTAGCGCAAGAGATATGTTTGAGTCTCTTCCAGAAAAGAATGTGGCTGTTTGGAATGCTTTGATCCACGCTTACAAGCAGAAACAGAAGGCAGTTGATGTGTTTGAGATATTCCATCGAATGGTTCAATCGGGAATTCAGCCTAATGCCGTCACGTTTGTGTGTATCATCCCTGCATGTGAAAATCTGCGTGATTCTGTGCATGGTAAATGCCTTCATGCTTTAACAATAAAACATGGAATAGGACGTCAGATATCAGTGGGAACCTCCCTTGTATCATCTTATGCCAAGCATGGGGATATAAATTCAGCCAAGTCGCTTTTCGATGATATGCCTGACAGAAACTTGCTGACATGGAATTCATTAATTTCAGGTTATGTGCATAACAGGCTATTGGATGAAAGTTTGGCTGTCTTCTCTGAAATGCAATTTGTAGGATTGACTCCAGATCCAGTTTCAATTATTAGTATTGTTTCTGCGTGCTCCAAACTTAATGCAATTCTATTGGGAAAATCTGCCCACGCATTTAGTGAGAAAATGGATTTTGTTTCTAACCTTAATGTGTCAAATGCTCTCCTGGCATTTTACTGTGAATGTCATGAACTTGCTTCCTCATTTGCTCTATTTAACAGAATGGCCTCAAGAGACGTTGAATCATGGAATACTTTGATATCAGGATGTGTACGCACTGGACATATTGAAAAAGCGTGGGAGCTCTGTCACTTTATGCAGAAGGAAGAAATGAAGTTGGATTTTGTTAGTCTAATAAGTATTCTTCCGAGTTATGTTTCGAAGGACTATTTGCTACAAGGGATGATTCTACACTGTTACGCCATGAAAATGGGGTTTGCCTTGGACGTTCCTTTAGTAAATGCTCTTATTAGCATGTATTGTAACTGTGGAGATCTCCATTCTGGTAGTTTGCTCTTTAAGATCATGCCTAGAAGAGATTTGGTCTCATGGAATGCTCTAATGACTGGCTATCGAAACAAAAGACTTGATGGTGATGTCCTTCTATTGTTTCATCAAATGATGGAGGAGGATCAGATGACACCAAATGATGTtactttgataaatttattgcCTTCATGTTGTTCGCTGCTGCAAGGCCAGTCCATACATGCCTTTGCTCTGAGAAGAGGGATTCTACGAGACACTCCCTTACTTACGTCACTTGTATCCATGTACACCAGATTTGACGATATCAGATGTAGCCTCAGGTTGTTTGAAACGGGAGATAAGTTGGACATCTCTTTGTGGAATTCCTTAATGAGCATGCATGTCCAAACAAAATATTCGTACAAAGCAGTTGATGCCTTCTGCCAGTTGCTTTGTATGGGATTGGAGGCTGACCATGTTACAGTCCTGATCTTAATTTCTGCTTCTGCTCAACTAACCATAGCGAACCTTGCCCTTACTGTGCTGTcttacgtgattcggaagggcTTCAAGAAAGATATTGCAATCAACAATTCCCTTATTGACTTGTACGCGCGGTGTGGAAACATATCTATAGCGAGGGATCTATTCAATAGTTCTGATGATAAGGACTTAGTCTCCTGGAACGTGATGATTAATGCATATGGGGTGCATGGAAAGTTCGAGGCTTCTCTCGACCTTCTCTCACGGATGGAACTCACTGGCATGAAACCAGATGCCGTCACTTATTCAAGTATCCTGTCAGTTTGCAGCCATGCTGGCTTAGTTCATCAAGCCAAGATGATTTTTCGTTCCATGGTAGAACAGGGAGTATCTCCAAACACAGAACACTATTCTTGCATGGTCGACCTCCTCGGAAGAAGAGGACATCTGCACGAGGCCTTCGAGATTGTTAAAGGGTCACCTCATCTAGCTTCCACTGCCCTTCTCGAGTCTTTGTTGGGTGCCTGTTCTGTGCAGGGAAATGCTGAAATCGCAGACGGAGTTTGCAAAATGCTGTTGGAAGGGGACCCGACCAACTCTGTACCGTACGTGAAGCTCCACAATACGTATGCAGTGGCGGGACGGTGGATGGATGCTAGTAGAGTGAGGTCTGACATGGAAAGAAGGGGGTTGAGAAAAGTCCCTGGTTATAGTCTTGTTCATGGAAGTTAA